The Neorhodopirellula lusitana genome has a segment encoding these proteins:
- a CDS encoding YfbK domain-containing protein yields the protein MSNQNNGSTPWDDERITAYVMGELTGNEKQAFEDAMQSDLELADAVDQARLVTSKLAGFYAAIPGQALDPGRRDAVLASPADGATSTTGSQTASTTTPSGTATAHASTSKFTWTHFFVAASLVGILAALSLPVLSSLNDSVRPVAMQDSETGMESRFESLDAPKNETADTVDASAGADPFSASQTAASSMRRSGTERLNEEVDLPMNEMLSDVTVDSLSVEETESDDYGMIASDKKLSLGSRVAPESAIRAAPQSAIASDRAWSLGESDGADSAPSDRARPASKPQPVQHPKAPSPMPAMEQEMYLAVPAKPEGKSLPSTNAAEREQLERQDAFAFGGMNMNMDMDMGMGMGNRPQVSRGALGREAGGLERSKEQKDSIRELDLDDEVAQSDFRPDQGVGPGMSGDKYDVLVENTFKRVADHQLSTLSIDVDTASYSKVRMFLQRGQLPRPDAVRIEEMINYFHYDYDQVAEGSKDPFAANLAVAECPWNTDHRLVRVGLQAIDLDKKERPQCNLVFLIDTSGSMRSRNKLPLVIDGMKLLLDELRPDDQVAIVVYAGSAGLVLDSTPVSDRSTILQALTQLQAGGSTNGGAGMKLAYQTAREHFIKKGVNRVVLCSDGDFNVGMTGTDELVREAKSQAKSGIDLTVLGFGMGNHNDAMMERISNDAEGNYGFIDTINEAKKVLVKELTGTLVTVAKDVKIQIEFNPQVVSSYRLIGYENRLLAKEDFNDDKKDAGEIGAGHRVTALYEIVPTGKLPDVISPAVDPLKYQADGTESDSKPVEDAQPAANDEDAEGESEEAERVRQSDTEIQPSNKEMLTLKLRYKPPQGKTSTLMTRVLMDSKEDFAEADTDFQFAAAVAGFGMQLRNSTLAGNWTYDDVLHTAEKSKGEDEEGSRAEMIELIKQAQRLTVSE from the coding sequence ATGTCAAACCAAAATAACGGCTCGACGCCCTGGGATGACGAACGCATTACCGCGTACGTCATGGGCGAACTGACGGGCAATGAGAAACAAGCTTTCGAAGACGCGATGCAAAGCGATTTGGAACTCGCCGACGCGGTCGATCAGGCACGCCTGGTCACCAGCAAACTGGCGGGATTTTATGCCGCGATTCCCGGCCAAGCACTGGATCCGGGACGCCGCGATGCTGTCCTGGCGTCGCCGGCCGATGGGGCCACATCCACGACGGGTTCCCAAACGGCTTCCACGACAACGCCGAGTGGCACTGCAACCGCCCACGCATCGACGTCCAAGTTCACCTGGACTCATTTCTTCGTTGCAGCAAGTCTGGTCGGAATCCTGGCGGCACTCAGCCTGCCGGTGCTTTCGTCGCTCAACGATTCGGTCCGACCGGTCGCGATGCAAGATTCTGAAACCGGAATGGAATCCCGATTCGAATCGCTTGACGCGCCGAAGAACGAGACCGCAGACACAGTTGATGCTTCGGCGGGTGCAGACCCATTTTCTGCCTCGCAAACAGCGGCCTCGTCCATGAGGCGTTCGGGGACTGAACGCCTCAATGAAGAAGTTGATCTTCCAATGAACGAGATGCTTTCCGATGTGACCGTCGACAGCCTTTCTGTGGAGGAAACGGAAAGCGATGATTACGGCATGATCGCCTCGGACAAGAAGCTATCCCTCGGTTCCCGCGTTGCCCCTGAGTCCGCGATCCGTGCAGCCCCTCAATCAGCGATAGCCTCGGATCGGGCGTGGTCATTGGGTGAGTCTGATGGTGCTGATTCAGCTCCATCGGACAGGGCGCGGCCAGCTTCCAAACCACAACCGGTACAACATCCGAAAGCCCCTTCGCCAATGCCAGCGATGGAGCAAGAAATGTACTTAGCAGTTCCCGCAAAGCCGGAAGGCAAATCGCTTCCGAGTACGAACGCCGCGGAACGCGAACAACTGGAGCGACAGGATGCCTTCGCATTTGGCGGCATGAACATGAACATGGACATGGACATGGGCATGGGCATGGGCAACCGCCCGCAGGTGTCACGAGGTGCACTCGGTCGCGAGGCAGGCGGCTTAGAACGTTCGAAAGAACAAAAAGATAGTATCAGAGAACTTGATCTGGACGACGAAGTGGCTCAATCCGACTTTCGGCCTGATCAGGGTGTCGGGCCGGGAATGTCAGGCGATAAGTATGACGTCTTGGTTGAAAACACGTTCAAGCGAGTCGCGGATCATCAGTTGAGCACATTGTCGATTGACGTCGACACCGCTAGCTATTCGAAGGTGCGAATGTTCTTGCAACGTGGGCAGCTTCCTCGTCCTGATGCGGTCCGGATCGAAGAGATGATCAACTACTTTCACTATGATTACGACCAAGTCGCCGAAGGAAGCAAAGATCCGTTCGCAGCCAACCTGGCCGTTGCGGAATGCCCCTGGAACACCGACCATCGTTTGGTTCGAGTCGGCCTGCAAGCGATCGACCTGGACAAGAAGGAACGTCCCCAGTGTAACCTCGTGTTCTTAATCGACACCAGTGGTTCGATGCGATCACGCAACAAGCTACCACTGGTGATCGACGGCATGAAACTGTTGCTCGATGAACTTCGCCCGGACGATCAAGTCGCCATCGTCGTCTATGCCGGCTCCGCTGGTTTGGTCCTGGATAGCACACCGGTTTCGGATCGATCCACTATTTTGCAAGCGTTAACCCAACTGCAAGCGGGCGGAAGCACCAATGGCGGTGCCGGAATGAAACTCGCCTACCAGACGGCTCGCGAGCACTTCATCAAGAAAGGTGTCAATCGAGTGGTCTTATGCAGCGATGGTGACTTCAATGTCGGCATGACCGGAACCGATGAACTGGTCCGCGAAGCGAAATCTCAAGCAAAATCGGGCATCGACCTGACCGTGCTCGGATTCGGCATGGGCAATCACAACGATGCCATGATGGAGCGAATCTCGAACGATGCGGAAGGCAACTACGGCTTCATTGACACGATCAATGAAGCGAAGAAGGTGCTGGTCAAGGAACTGACCGGAACGCTGGTAACGGTCGCCAAGGATGTCAAAATCCAAATCGAGTTCAACCCGCAAGTCGTGTCGTCTTATCGACTGATTGGTTACGAAAACCGACTTCTGGCGAAGGAGGACTTCAATGACGACAAGAAAGACGCCGGCGAAATCGGAGCGGGACACCGGGTCACGGCACTTTACGAGATTGTGCCAACCGGCAAGCTTCCGGATGTCATCTCGCCAGCGGTTGATCCGTTGAAGTATCAAGCCGATGGTACTGAATCGGATTCGAAACCCGTTGAGGATGCTCAACCCGCGGCAAACGACGAAGATGCGGAAGGTGAATCCGAAGAAGCGGAGCGGGTCCGTCAATCGGACACCGAAATTCAACCCAGCAACAAGGAGATGCTGACGTTGAAACTTCGTTACAAGCCGCCACAAGGCAAGACGAGCACACTGATGACTCGCGTCTTGATGGATTCCAAGGAAGACTTTGCCGAAGCGGATACGGACTTCCAGTTCGCCGCCGCCGTGGCCGGGTTTGGAATGCAGCTTCGCAACAGCACGTTGGCTGGCAACTGGACTTATGACGACGTGTTGCACACCGCCGAGAAGTCAAAGGGCGAAGACGAAGAAGGCTCCCGAGCCGAAATGATCGAGTTGATCAAACAGGCTCAGCGGCTGACCGTGTCGGAGTGA
- a CDS encoding RNA polymerase sigma factor, whose amino-acid sequence MEDSPDDLSDWLTDAVDCHEHRLLSYAKCLLRDRTTAQDAVQETFLQLCRKAREIAASPDPPTLLEFAERLTPWLFTVCRTRVIDMQRKRNPHSFARSGTATRSGDPNDDAPEANVVDPSPMPEDTAIADEEQQQVADSIGNLTPRQREILQLRMQGGLSYREIADVTGLTPTNVGFHLHQAVASLRQTLVNA is encoded by the coding sequence ATGGAAGACAGCCCCGACGACCTAAGCGACTGGCTGACGGACGCCGTCGATTGCCACGAACATCGCCTGCTGTCTTATGCAAAGTGTTTGTTGCGTGATCGGACCACCGCCCAAGATGCTGTGCAGGAGACGTTTTTGCAGTTGTGCCGCAAGGCCCGCGAGATCGCCGCCTCACCCGACCCGCCAACGCTGCTTGAGTTCGCCGAAAGGCTGACGCCCTGGTTGTTTACCGTTTGCAGAACCCGAGTGATCGACATGCAACGAAAACGAAACCCACATTCATTTGCTCGTTCGGGCACCGCCACCCGCTCGGGCGACCCCAACGATGACGCCCCCGAGGCCAATGTCGTCGACCCATCGCCGATGCCTGAAGACACGGCCATCGCAGACGAGGAACAACAGCAGGTCGCTGACTCGATCGGCAACCTGACGCCCCGGCAACGCGAGATCCTGCAACTGCGAATGCAGGGCGGACTGAGCTACCGCGAGATAGCCGACGTCACCGGACTAACGCCAACCAACGTTGGGTTCCATCTGCACCAAGCCGTCGCGTCGTTGCGGCAAACGCTGGTCAACGCGTAG
- a CDS encoding zf-TFIIB domain-containing protein, whose amino-acid sequence MKCISCAAPVSRLDRSGRYVCDYCETEAVAKALSDSIDKLVLTGTASSLACPSCCHAGSKNGNTVMLETGSLDNQSILGCRTCQGVWIRRPSFALLVHGRRSEYTGPDRVSDFDLAVDGPRSHYDRLECPMCQSTMESFFYAGPGRVAIDSCAACERVWLDCGELTRIAEAPGRR is encoded by the coding sequence ATGAAATGCATCTCCTGCGCCGCACCCGTGTCCCGTCTCGATCGCTCCGGCCGGTACGTTTGTGACTATTGTGAGACCGAAGCGGTGGCGAAGGCGTTATCCGACAGCATCGACAAATTGGTGCTGACCGGAACGGCTTCCTCTTTGGCATGCCCGTCATGCTGCCACGCTGGGTCCAAGAATGGCAACACTGTCATGCTGGAAACAGGATCGCTGGACAATCAATCCATCCTGGGCTGTCGAACGTGCCAGGGCGTGTGGATTCGACGACCCTCGTTTGCTCTTTTGGTTCACGGACGCCGATCCGAATACACCGGCCCCGACCGCGTGAGCGACTTTGACTTGGCCGTCGATGGACCACGCAGTCACTACGATCGATTGGAATGCCCGATGTGTCAGTCGACCATGGAATCGTTCTTCTATGCGGGCCCTGGACGCGTAGCGATCGATAGCTGTGCCGCGTGTGAACGCGTGTGGCTTGATTGCGGCGAGTTGACACGAATCGCCGAAGCACCTGGACGTCGGTAG
- a CDS encoding redox-sensing transcriptional repressor Rex, with the protein MNDEQKPHTTRGELSTPAVGRLSLYYRELHRLLDSGTTSTNSRDLAALVNVSAAVVRRDLSSIQSSGRRGVGYDVAMLVEHIGRVLGSGVQWKAVLIGVGSLGNALLRYKGFEQLGFSLVAAFDTDSTKVGRSVGGTAIRAFDDLELVLRESKPELAIIAVPSEQAMDVAARVVAHGIQGILNFAPTTLRVSSAVAVINVDLASELQQLAFRIQNG; encoded by the coding sequence ATGAACGATGAACAGAAACCTCATACCACTCGCGGCGAGCTCTCCACGCCAGCGGTCGGTCGGCTGAGTCTCTACTACCGTGAACTGCATCGCTTGCTTGACAGCGGAACCACGTCCACCAACAGTCGCGATCTAGCTGCGCTGGTCAACGTGTCAGCCGCGGTGGTCCGACGTGACCTGAGTTCGATTCAGTCGAGCGGACGGCGCGGTGTTGGTTATGACGTGGCCATGCTGGTCGAACACATCGGCCGGGTGTTGGGCAGTGGCGTGCAGTGGAAGGCGGTCTTGATCGGTGTGGGTTCGCTAGGCAACGCGTTGCTGCGGTATAAAGGCTTTGAGCAGCTGGGGTTTTCGTTGGTGGCCGCGTTCGACACTGATTCCACCAAAGTGGGACGTAGCGTGGGCGGTACCGCGATCCGCGCATTCGATGACTTGGAGTTGGTCTTGCGTGAGTCCAAGCCAGAGTTGGCGATCATCGCCGTTCCCAGCGAACAGGCCATGGACGTGGCCGCTCGAGTCGTCGCGCACGGGATTCAAGGCATCCTGAATTTCGCTCCCACAACCTTGCGGGTCTCATCCGCGGTGGCCGTGATCAACGTGGACCTGGCCAGCGAACTGCAACAGTTGGCGTTCCGAATCCAAAACGGCTAG
- a CDS encoding filamentous hemagglutinin N-terminal domain-containing protein, which translates to MIVGAAFSTAANAQSPTGGNIVAGAGTIDTSIANLTNITTTTNRAVINWSDFSVGQGQTVNFDQLSSNSAVLNKVVAGAPQSLINGAITSNGNVFLSNASGIVIGSTGTINTNGFTATTLGISNDRFMSGDLSFSGSSSAAVTNNGLISTGDGGAHLIASQVFNNGTIESTGTINLATGGRLKMAGGTYIQADLDTINGGIAAGASLIGNSGTIRAIGGLNVGGEVYLVNPNGRIVNDATIAAALINPSGSGSPSTVGGKVEMLASTEASLNQGTVDVSGTTGGRVVVTGETVSLNASTIDASGELAGGDVRIGGGWKGQNADIANAKQTSVSADSTISVDATDSGDAGTVVVWADGKTDFAGRINARALGQGNGGDAEVSGKDHLAFTGNADLRSSDGEYGTLLLDPATFTIDASNEDAIRAQWGLGSLTIEADNAIEVESDLFPTVSPGGDEMTYADGSKTSLTFREASGGDGAVDINIAAEIRDSRKGSAAVEINAGTGTFTVTENGRISYLLGGVSDVTVTAGDVDVAGSSWIDKLIATGDESVGLGTTATGQLNLSDDDLASLSVGTIQAGDVDIEMGESASVISSLHIDADAVNIDRFAGHSLSISSDDLTITGPVAGSGTFEFNGKSSKTIGLGSAAGDLQFSKTNLEGITGFSTFDIGTATGPGSDIAIDDAALNFYSVILRGSSIDVDTLQIGTNLKLETDSLNVQNQIVKAADTGTLNLDTTTSSRSIGLGDGRVGDFNVTADEFDFLGTYSSLLVTGGSGDVRADMDFTGNYASGITIDGGSGDAFLNEISTDSGFFKLTSGDIYLASALTGDADNTDLRLFSGSGSMSVGAAPAGDWTLDSTEFDRVTNFESVTLQNTSASGLLDVTGADSVNPVDFGTITTGAVNLLADVLVLSDLKVPEALNISVYSGLEIGGAVTTEDSDSFLTINAGRVSSTSGSRATSVGLGSGSTGSVHLDDTELNNIVGFDTVDVDHVSASTPGTTTIDATFDKNLKVSGSRSIDVISLTTTGGSNIDLSTAYQYGGTGNIGTDKIDVTNINASGDIKLDATQVEINGVAQTTQGDVLVEATRTAIGDGTQSSAVSLGSASGSTTVNTQTLTIDASADAPAQLGFAFTGTTTDVDGDISVNASDDITLTGSGSHFATIGHGDAPGNDDTGKSVAGDVTVSGSKNVSITKGHIGHVIDAGGTYASGSTMVYAGLADFSEDNPDRDEDDYHQPYTMVADADSKFVSAGFADGGRLGFYVPDVTQYQIDTAASLNGGQATGAVPTNFGGPSDPNNGFAGEYVGDAAQNWSIFSAPIGLEIQIGNSTSVYGSEITELADITLLGGEAKLYGATTKADLNLAADYDGLSSETDAGTTVLQIKTDDLKKGYFVKRIYRDGETFGSDPGVSIDTAGTHTITPAELTIEIANQTKQYGDVFTWDGTEFDASGLVNSQTVDSLTIASSGAAATAGVTDGPYEITGSAPTGTGFKASNYNITFDSGSLSVTPAPLMLTLRPSSKMVGTESNLNGTEFSAEGLKNDDLVDTITQESEGIPESAVVGVYELTGRDPIGSVFDASNYDITFEHSTLTVKTPEDNTTHDVWSRAGLVAGSVNNLIGGRSGSVTSGQQGSTSVGVTDPGAAGGDEETASQDESGGEDDTSEELAAQLNGEPDGTNTPS; encoded by the coding sequence ATGATTGTTGGTGCGGCGTTTTCAACTGCGGCCAACGCACAGTCGCCAACCGGTGGGAACATCGTTGCCGGTGCGGGAACGATCGACACGAGTATCGCGAACCTGACCAACATCACGACCACCACCAACCGCGCGGTCATCAATTGGTCGGACTTTTCCGTCGGACAGGGCCAAACGGTCAATTTCGATCAACTCAGTTCCAACTCAGCGGTCCTGAATAAGGTTGTTGCCGGAGCGCCACAATCGCTGATCAACGGTGCGATCACGTCGAACGGAAACGTGTTCCTTTCCAACGCCAGCGGCATCGTGATTGGCTCAACAGGCACGATCAACACGAATGGGTTCACTGCGACGACGTTGGGCATTTCCAATGATCGTTTCATGAGCGGCGATCTTTCGTTCTCGGGCAGTTCTTCGGCGGCCGTCACCAACAACGGTCTGATCTCGACGGGCGATGGTGGCGCCCACCTGATTGCCTCGCAAGTTTTCAATAACGGAACCATTGAGTCGACCGGCACAATCAACCTAGCCACGGGCGGTCGGCTGAAGATGGCGGGCGGTACCTACATCCAAGCGGACCTCGACACAATCAATGGCGGGATTGCCGCGGGAGCATCATTGATTGGTAACAGTGGCACGATCCGGGCAATCGGTGGCCTGAATGTGGGCGGTGAAGTTTACCTGGTGAACCCCAATGGCCGAATCGTCAACGACGCGACGATTGCCGCCGCACTTATCAATCCGAGCGGTTCAGGCAGTCCGTCGACCGTCGGTGGTAAAGTTGAGATGCTGGCGTCGACGGAAGCCAGCCTCAACCAAGGAACGGTTGACGTCAGCGGGACTACCGGCGGACGCGTCGTCGTCACGGGCGAAACGGTTTCACTGAACGCATCGACGATTGACGCATCGGGCGAACTGGCCGGTGGTGACGTGCGAATTGGCGGTGGGTGGAAAGGACAGAACGCGGATATCGCCAACGCGAAACAAACGTCTGTGTCCGCTGATTCCACTATCAGCGTCGATGCCACCGATAGCGGAGACGCAGGAACGGTGGTGGTTTGGGCGGATGGCAAAACGGACTTTGCTGGCCGAATCAACGCCCGCGCCCTGGGACAGGGCAACGGGGGTGACGCGGAAGTTTCCGGAAAGGATCACCTGGCCTTTACCGGCAACGCGGATCTGCGATCTTCCGATGGCGAATACGGGACTCTCTTGCTAGACCCAGCCACCTTCACGATCGATGCCAGCAACGAAGACGCGATTCGGGCCCAGTGGGGACTCGGGTCGTTGACCATTGAAGCTGACAACGCAATTGAAGTCGAGTCCGACCTGTTCCCCACCGTGTCCCCCGGCGGCGACGAGATGACCTACGCCGACGGATCAAAGACATCGCTGACTTTCCGCGAGGCGAGTGGCGGTGACGGTGCGGTGGACATTAACATCGCAGCCGAGATTCGTGATTCTCGAAAGGGCTCCGCCGCTGTCGAAATCAATGCTGGAACCGGTACATTCACGGTCACCGAAAACGGTCGTATCAGTTATTTGCTGGGTGGCGTTTCCGATGTCACAGTGACGGCAGGTGACGTCGATGTGGCCGGTTCAAGCTGGATCGACAAGTTGATCGCGACCGGTGACGAATCCGTTGGTTTGGGGACCACGGCGACCGGCCAATTGAACCTGAGTGATGACGATCTGGCGTCCCTTTCAGTTGGCACGATCCAGGCCGGCGACGTCGATATCGAAATGGGCGAATCCGCGAGCGTCATTTCGTCGCTTCACATCGATGCGGATGCCGTGAACATCGACCGTTTCGCCGGACATTCACTCTCGATTAGTTCCGATGACTTGACGATCACCGGCCCGGTTGCCGGAAGTGGAACGTTTGAATTCAATGGCAAGTCAAGCAAAACCATCGGTCTGGGCAGTGCTGCCGGTGATCTGCAGTTCTCCAAAACCAACCTGGAAGGCATCACCGGTTTTTCAACCTTTGATATCGGGACTGCGACCGGACCTGGTAGCGACATTGCAATTGATGACGCAGCGCTTAATTTTTATTCAGTGATCTTGCGAGGTTCTTCGATCGATGTCGACACATTGCAAATCGGCACCAATCTGAAGCTGGAAACGGATAGCCTGAATGTGCAAAACCAAATCGTCAAAGCAGCCGACACCGGCACTCTGAACCTCGACACCACTACCAGTTCGCGGAGCATTGGCCTGGGCGATGGGAGGGTGGGCGATTTCAATGTCACCGCCGATGAATTCGACTTCCTAGGAACGTACAGCAGCCTGCTGGTCACCGGCGGTAGCGGCGATGTTCGCGCGGACATGGACTTCACCGGCAACTATGCGAGTGGGATCACGATCGATGGTGGCAGCGGTGACGCATTTCTCAATGAGATAAGCACCGATTCAGGTTTCTTCAAACTCACCAGCGGTGACATCTACCTCGCCAGTGCGTTGACCGGGGATGCTGACAACACTGATCTGCGACTGTTCTCGGGCTCGGGCAGCATGTCGGTGGGGGCAGCCCCTGCGGGCGACTGGACGCTGGACAGTACCGAATTCGACCGTGTCACGAATTTTGAATCGGTGACTTTGCAAAACACTAGTGCGTCTGGCTTGTTGGACGTGACCGGCGCTGATTCGGTCAATCCAGTCGACTTTGGCACCATCACGACTGGGGCGGTCAACTTGTTAGCCGACGTATTGGTCTTGAGTGATTTGAAGGTTCCCGAAGCCCTCAATATTTCAGTTTATTCAGGACTTGAAATCGGCGGTGCTGTCACAACCGAGGACAGCGATAGTTTCTTGACCATCAACGCAGGCAGAGTGTCCAGCACCAGCGGTTCGCGAGCAACGTCGGTCGGGCTGGGCAGCGGTTCCACGGGCAGCGTTCATTTGGATGATACGGAACTCAACAACATCGTTGGTTTCGACACGGTCGATGTCGATCATGTTTCGGCATCGACACCCGGTACCACAACGATTGACGCGACGTTCGACAAAAATCTCAAGGTCAGTGGCAGTCGTTCGATTGACGTCATTTCGTTGACCACGACGGGGGGCAGCAATATTGATCTGTCGACCGCGTATCAGTACGGTGGAACTGGCAATATCGGCACCGACAAGATCGACGTGACCAACATCAATGCTTCCGGTGACATCAAGCTGGATGCCACGCAGGTCGAGATCAACGGCGTCGCTCAAACCACGCAAGGCGATGTCTTGGTCGAAGCGACACGGACCGCCATCGGTGATGGCACGCAGTCCAGTGCCGTTAGCCTAGGCAGTGCTAGCGGTTCGACGACCGTCAATACGCAAACCCTGACGATCGATGCGAGCGCTGATGCACCGGCTCAACTTGGATTTGCGTTCACGGGAACGACAACGGATGTTGACGGCGATATCTCTGTGAATGCTTCCGACGACATCACGCTCACCGGAAGTGGATCCCACTTCGCAACCATTGGCCACGGCGATGCTCCTGGAAACGATGACACCGGGAAGTCGGTCGCTGGTGATGTGACCGTCTCGGGAAGCAAGAATGTTTCGATTACCAAAGGTCACATTGGACATGTGATCGATGCCGGTGGGACTTACGCATCCGGTAGCACCATGGTTTACGCCGGGCTGGCCGACTTCAGTGAGGACAACCCGGATCGTGATGAAGATGACTATCATCAACCCTACACGATGGTTGCCGATGCCGATTCAAAGTTCGTCAGTGCCGGTTTTGCAGACGGCGGGAGGCTTGGATTCTATGTGCCGGACGTCACCCAGTATCAAATAGACACTGCCGCATCGCTCAATGGCGGTCAAGCTACGGGAGCGGTGCCGACCAACTTCGGTGGCCCGAGCGATCCCAACAACGGTTTTGCCGGCGAGTACGTCGGCGACGCTGCTCAGAACTGGTCGATCTTCTCAGCCCCGATTGGTCTGGAGATTCAAATTGGTAATTCCACCTCGGTATACGGCTCCGAAATCACTGAGCTGGCAGACATCACTTTGCTCGGTGGCGAAGCGAAGCTGTATGGCGCAACGACTAAGGCCGATCTGAATCTCGCTGCGGACTATGACGGACTAAGCAGCGAAACAGACGCCGGCACGACTGTCTTGCAGATCAAAACCGATGACCTCAAGAAAGGCTATTTCGTCAAGCGAATCTATCGGGATGGCGAAACGTTCGGTTCCGATCCAGGCGTCTCCATCGACACCGCCGGGACCCACACGATCACCCCCGCAGAGTTGACAATCGAAATTGCCAATCAAACCAAGCAATATGGCGATGTCTTCACCTGGGACGGTACTGAGTTCGACGCATCTGGGCTAGTCAATAGCCAGACGGTCGACAGTCTCACAATCGCATCGAGCGGTGCCGCAGCGACCGCCGGCGTGACAGACGGTCCGTATGAAATCACGGGATCGGCACCCACCGGGACTGGCTTCAAAGCTTCGAACTACAACATCACCTTCGACAGCGGTTCGCTTTCCGTGACACCGGCTCCCTTGATGCTGACTCTGCGTCCGTCATCCAAAATGGTTGGCACCGAATCCAACCTCAACGGGACCGAGTTCTCCGCCGAAGGACTGAAAAACGATGACTTGGTTGACACCATCACTCAGGAAAGCGAAGGCATTCCCGAGTCCGCGGTGGTTGGCGTCTATGAGCTTACCGGCCGTGATCCCATCGGCTCGGTCTTTGATGCATCCAACTACGACATCACCTTCGAGCATTCGACGCTCACGGTGAAAACGCCGGAGGACAATACGACTCACGACGTCTGGTCGCGTGCAGGTTTGGTGGCGGGGTCGGTCAATAATCTGATCGGTGGCAGAAGTGGCTCGGTTACCAGCGGGCAACAGGGCAGCACATCGGTGGGCGTAACGGATCCGGGAGCGGCAGGCGGTGATGAGGAAACCGCGTCGCAAGATGAGTCAGGCGGCGAAGATGATACGTCTGAAGAGTTGGCTGCACAGCTTAACGGTGAACCGGATGGAACGAACACGCCAAGCTAA